One window of the Camelina sativa cultivar DH55 chromosome 1, Cs, whole genome shotgun sequence genome contains the following:
- the LOC104778405 gene encoding putative pentatricopeptide repeat-containing protein At3g13770, mitochondrial: protein MQKPVRQMLNFMKLYHRPFSSSPNSALQTFLPISQLCSNGRLREALLEMVMLGPEMGFHDYDALLNACLDKRALREGQRVHAHMIKTRYSPATYLRTRLLIFYGKCDCLEDAQKVLDEMPEKNVVSWTAMISRYSQTGHSSEALSVFAEMMRSDGKPNEFTFATVLTSCIRASGLALGKQIHGLIVKWSYDSHIFVGSSLLDMYAKAGQIVEAREIFECLPERDVVSCTAIIVGYAQLGLDEEALETFQRLLSEGMSPNYVTYASLLTALSGLALIDHGKQAHCHVLRRELPFYAVLENSLIDMYSKCGNLSYARRLFDNMPERTAISWNAMLVGYSKHGLGREVLELFRLMRDEKRVKPDAVTLLAVLSGCSHGKMEETGLSIFEGMIAGDYGIKPDTEHYGCIVDMLGRSGRIDEAFEFIKRMPSEPTAGVLGSLLGACRAHLSVDIGESVGRKLIEIEPENAGNYVILSNLYASAGRWEDVNNLRALMTQKAVTKEPGRSWIQLEQTLHYFHANDRSHPRRQEVLAKMKEISIKMKQAGYVPDLSCVLYDVDEEQKEKMLLGHSEKLALTFGLIATGEGIPIRVFKNLRICVDCHNFAKIFSKVFEREVTLRDKNRFHQIVRGICSCGDYW, encoded by the coding sequence ATGCAAAAACCAGTTCGTCAAATGCTTAACTTTATGAAACTATATCATCGACCCTTCTCGTCGTCTCCCAACTCTGCTCTCCAGACCTTCCTTCCAATCTCTCAACTATGCTCTAACGGACGCCTTCGAGAAGCTTTACTGGAGATGGTGATGTTAGGCCCCGAGATGGGATTCCATGATTACGATGCGTTGTTGAATGCGTGTTTGGACAAAAGGGCTCTTAGAGAAGGTCAGAGAGTCCATGCCCACATGATCAAAACCCGTTATTCCCCCGCTACGTACCTCCGGACTCGTCTTCTCATCTTCTACGGTAAATGTGATTGTTTGGAGGATGCCCAGAAAGTGCTCGACGAAATGCCTGAGAAGAACGTTGTTTCCTGGACTGCTATGATCTCGCGTTATTCTCAAACTGGGCATTCTTCTGAGgctctctctgtttttgctgAGATGATGAGATCAGATGGCAAACCAAATGAGTTCACTTTCGCTACTGTGCTCACCTCTTGTATACGTGCTTCTGGGTTAGCTCTTGGTAAGCAAATCCATGGACTCATAGTTAAGTGGAGTTACGATTCTCACATTTTTGTTGGGAGCTCTCTACTTGACATGTATGCCAAAGCTGGTCAAATCGTAGAAGCTCGTGAGATTTTCGAGTGTTTGCCTGAGAGAGATGTTGTCTCATGTACTGCTATTATTGTTGGATATGCACAATTAGGTCTTGATGAAGAGGCGTTAGAGACGTTCCAGAGACTGCTGAGTGAAGGGATGAGTCCGAATTATGTTACCTACGCGAGTCTTTTAACTGCATTATCTGGACTTGCTTTGATAGATCATGGCAAGCAAGCTCATTGCCATGTCTTGAGACGTGAACTTCCATTCTACGCGGTCCTTGAGAATTCGCTTATTGATATGTACTCAAAATGTGGGAATCTCTCTTACGCTCGAAGGCTTTTTGATAACATGCCTGAGAGGACAGCGATTTCATGGAACGCGATGCTTGTGGGATATAGTAAACATGGTTTAGGAAGAGAAGTTCTTGAGCTTTTCAGATTGATGAGAGATGAGAAGAGAGTGAAGCCTGATGCAGTTACCCTTTTGGCTGTTTTGTCTGGTTGCAGCCATGGGAAAATGGAAGAGACAGGGCTTAGCATATTTGAAGGCATGATAGCAGGAGATTATGGGATTAAGCCTGACACTGAGCATTATGGTTGCATTGTTGATATGCTTGGCCGTTCTGGTAGGATTGATGAGGCATTTGAGTTCATCAAAAGAATGCCATCTGAACCAACTGCTGGTGTCTTGGGTTCTCTTTTAGGAGCTTGTAGGGCTCACTTATCTGTAGATATTGGCGAATCTGTAGGTCGTAAGCTCATTGAGATTGAACCAGAGAATGCGGGTAACTATGTCATTCTCTCGAACTTGTATGCTTCTGCAGGTAGATGGGAAGATGTAAACAATTTAAGAGCTTTGATGACGCAGAAAGCTGTTACGAAAGAACCAGGAAGAAGCTGGATTCAACTAGAGCAAACCTTGCATTACTTCCACGCAAATGATCGTTCTCATCCAAGAAGACAAGAAGTATTAgctaaaatgaaagaaatatcGATAAAAATGAAGCAAGCTGGTTATGTTCCTGATCTTAGCTGTGTGTTATATGATGTGGATGAAGAGCAGAAGGAGAAGATGTTACTTGGTCACAGTGAGAAATTAGCCTTGACTTTTGGGTTGATTGCTACTGGTGAAGGGATTCCAATTCGAGTTTTCAAGAATCTTCGTATATGCGTTGATTGTCACAACTTTGCTAAGATCTTCTCAAAGGTTTTTGAACGAGAAGTGACCTTAAGGGATAAAAACCGGTTCCATCAAATTGTCCGAGGAATATGTTCATGTGGAGATTACTGGTGA